One genomic window of Pocillopora verrucosa isolate sample1 chromosome 8, ASM3666991v2, whole genome shotgun sequence includes the following:
- the LOC131778949 gene encoding small ribosomal subunit protein uS7 isoform X1: MAARRALMLLDCLSCSRRSNKFLGIFTRNFSDARVLFSRQPPRRQSCYGTNIARSMCSSQSALDFIDKDITSPTKKDADDTDSTSSLSQNELLKQINIFDTDEKVEIPKAADSHMTSSMLDDELVNKFVNCMMWGGKKSLSQKIFKLAMEEIKKEQLKKQRQSSQPDSVETDPLQIFATAIENCKPVIGVVGMKRAGTVYQVPSAINQRRRRFLAIKWLIKAAREQQKGNARMYKKLAKELMDAYNKEGTVINRKHELHKRAEDNRAYAHFRWW, from the exons atggcggccaGAAGGGCATTGATGTTACTTGATTGTCTTTCATGTTCGCGAAGAAGTAACAAGTTTCTTGGGATTTTTACTCGGAATTTCAGTGATGCAAGAGTTTTATTTAGTCGCCAACCCCCAAG AAGACAAAGTTGCTACGGGACGAATATTGCAAGGTCAATGTGCTCATCTCAATCAGCGTT AGATTTCATAGATAAAGACATTACAAGTCCAACAAAAAAAGATGCTGATGACACAGATTCGACATCATCACTGAGTCAGAATGAACTTCTGAAGCAGAT AAATATATTTGATACTGATGAAAAGGTTGAAATTCCCAAAGCTGCAGATTCTCATATGACCTCCTCAATGTTAGATGACGAACTTGTCAA CAAATTCGTGAATTGCATGATGTGGGGTGGTAAAAAGTCTTTATCACAGAAAATCTTTAAACTG gcAATGGAAGAGATTAAGAAGGAACAATTGAAGAA gCAAAGACAATCATCCCAACCTGACTCAGTAGAGACAGATCCCTTACAAATTTTTGCCACTGCAATTGAGAATTGCAAGCCAGTCATAGGAGTGGTGGGCATGAAGAGGGCAGGTACTGTGTACCAG GTGCCAAGCGCAATCAACCAACGACGCCGTCGATTTTTGGCCATTAAATGGCTCATCAAAGCTGCTCGGGAACAGCAAAAAGGCAATGCTCGAATGTACAAGAAACTTGCCAAGGAGCTGATGGATGCTTACAATAAGGAG GGTACTGTCATTAATAGGAAGCACGAACTACACAAAAGAGCTGAAGACAACAGAGCTTACGCACACTTTCGGTGGTGGTAA